One part of the Haliotis asinina isolate JCU_RB_2024 chromosome 2, JCU_Hal_asi_v2, whole genome shotgun sequence genome encodes these proteins:
- the LOC137274320 gene encoding protein FRG1-like codes for MADSYSKVKGGKLKLKGQKEKHKKHRKRKHADGAEGGAGGKRVHPSLTEDTKRHGGWWIVEKFEEITGNIAIEIGVQTYMNALDNGRLNLGPVRDTGEAPDATEILTAITLGESKIALKSGYGKYLSIDPEGRVIGKSDAIGSREQWEPVFQEGKMALNGFNGCFLSANEDGAIMCESRKAGPDEMIKIRSCAESEEDPLGNVPKEERGSLKESEVNYVKKFQSFQDRRLRVTGESTAALKMARQDGTLHEAMLDRREKMKADRYCK; via the exons GCACAAGAAACACAGGAAACGGAAGCATGCTGATGGAGCAGAGGGAGGTGCAGGAGGCAAGAGGGTCCATCCATCGCTCACGGAGGACACCAAACGTCATG GTGGCTGGTggattgtggaaaaatttgaaGAAATCACAGGAAACATTGCTATTGAGATTGGGGTCCAAACGTACATGAATGCCCTTGACAATGGAAGGCTCAATCTTGGCCCTGTCCGGGATACAG GAGAAGCTCCAGATGCCACAGAGATTTTAACAGCCATTACTCTAGGGGAGTCAAAGATAGCCCTTAAATCAGGCTATGGGAAGTATCTCAGCATTGACCCAGAAGGTCGGGTGATCGGGAAGTCAGATGCCATCGGTAGCAGAGAACAGTGGGAACCGGTTTTCCAAGAG GGTAAAATGGCCCTCAATGGTTTTAATGGCTGCTTTCTGTCGGCAAACGAGGATGGTGCAATAATGTGCGAGAGTCGCAAGGCAGGGCCAGACGAGATGATCAAG ATCCGATCTTGTGCAGAGAGTGAGGAAGACCCACTTGGTAATGTTCCAAAGGAGGAACGAGGTTCACTGAAGGAATCTGAGGTCAATTATGT GAAAAAGTTCCAGAGTTTCCAGGACCGGCGCCTGAGAGTGACAGGAGAGAGTACTGCAGCACTAAAGATGGCTAGACAAGATGGAACCCTGCACGAGGCTATGCTGGATAG GCGAGAGAAAATGAAGGCAGATAGATACTGTAAATGA
- the LOC137274322 gene encoding DCN1-like protein 4, translating to MPTRRRRRSPPVEESHAKRARVNMWSRREPESAFNVKKCTTWFQEYTGPDEDSIGPEGMEKFCEDIGVEPENIVMLSLAWKLQAKNMGFFTLEEWLQGMTSLQCDSIQKVQQKLDYLKSLLDDAVHFKNIYRFAFDFAREKDQRSMDIETAKAMLSLLLGKNWCLYGSFHQFLEQSKYKVINKDQWCNILEFSRSIAPDLANYDEDGAWPVLLDEFVEWLREQNKMSS from the exons ATGCCGACTCGAAGACGAAGGCGCTCCCCTCCAGTGGAAGAATCACATGCCAAACGAGCTCGGGTCAACATGTG GTCAAGACGTGAGCCAGAGAGTGCCTTCAATGTCAAGAAATGTACCACTTGGTTTCAGGAGTATACAG GTCCAGATGAAGATAGTATTGGTCCGGAAGGCATGGAGAAATTCTGTGAAGACATTGGTGTTGAACCAGAAAAT ATTGTGATGCTGTCTCTAGCCTGGAAACTTCAGGCTAAGAATATGGGTTTCTTTACCTTAGAAGAATGGCTGCAGGGAATGACATCATTACA GTGTGACAGTATTCAAAAGGTGCAACAGAAACTCGACTACCTCAAGTCTCTTCTGGATGATGCTGTACATTTCAAGAATATCTACCGCTTTGCATTTGACTTTGCCAGG GAAAAAGATCAGAGAAGTATGGACATTGAGACAGCCAAGGCAATGTTGTCTCTGCTCCTCGGGAAAAACTGGTGTTTGTACGGGTCCTTTCACCAGTTCCTTGAG CAATCCAAGTACAAAGTGATAAATAAAGACCAATGGTGTAACATTCTTGAGTTCAGCAGGTCCATAGCTCCAGATCTCGCCAACTATGACGAAGATGGGGCAT GGCCAGTTTTACTGGATGAGTTTGTAGAATGGCTTCGTGAACAAAACAAGATGTCAAGTTGA